One region of Erythrolamprus reginae isolate rEryReg1 chromosome 8, rEryReg1.hap1, whole genome shotgun sequence genomic DNA includes:
- the TLR4 gene encoding toll-like receptor 4, producing MSSKGRVFSPACFTFSLAMLFELNLKTRSLSPCLEVVPGHSYRCMELNLTRIPSSVPNTTQNLDLSFNPLKILHTNYFSAVFALRFLDLTRCHLWKIEDNAFMGLNSLLVLILTGNPLQILGPRAFHHLPSLQRLVAVETNLFSLATFPIGHLTSLQELNLSHNHISSLKLPGYFSYLISLQRLSFHLNEISSVWVGDLDALASPNVTLVLSRNEIKHVERNAFAGLHLQQLVLRGCFEDRVVMHDSIQNMSSLHVNGLLIGQYRDIRRLDGLDKTLLDLLCVMHLQELTVIEMGNLETGSTLSPCLNNISSVRVIHMSISEDFEFPNNSNISQLELKNMAEDVVPARKISSLTKLKVLRITHNKYLRYFEKYFEGLQNLEILDLSVNKLVARLPWVEFLEGVPNLKHLNLSFNTEIRLLIECSGPAKLEYLDLQHTSLVSPGIVPSFICLNHLIYLDISYTGTTVIAQCSFCGLHSLRVLKMAGNGFANGQLVDNFRNLTTLHFLDISNCQLKSISLSSLTSLRELQLLNVSHNKLLGLHPETYVHVPLLHTLDFHNNQLPALMEEDLKNLPASLKHLDLSENLFDCSCDHVYFLRWTKNSSALLRNVQNMVCYSPSDLKNVQVMDFALASCEINTTTVAVSVTVVVVLIVIAILCYKYYFHLYYIMVLFIGNKFSEEKEMVYDAFVIFSSKDQEWVTEKLQQPLEEELPYFRLCLFYRDFIPGVSIITNIIKEGFQSSRKVIAVVSDNFLESHWCNFELEVAQSWQLVERKASLILVVLEGVDKTALHRKLGLFRYLRRNTFLTWKDRDLSRHVFLRQLRSALLEGKKWTEEELRLMVRNG from the exons ATGTCCAGCAAGGGTCGGGTCTTCTCACCGGCATGCTTCACCTTTTCCTTGGCTATGCTTTTTGAGCTGAACTTGAAAACCAGAAGCCTCAGTCCCTGTTTGGAG GTAGTCCCAGGCCACTCGTACAGGTGCATGGAGCTGAACCTCACTAGGATCCCTTCCAGTGTCCCAAACACCACCCAGAACTTGGATCTGAGTTTCAACCCACTGAAAATCCTGCACACCAATTATTTCTCAGCGGTTTTTGCCCTGAGATTTCTGGACCTCACTAG GTGTCATCTCTGGAAGATTGAAGACAATGCTTTTATGGGACTCAACAGCCTTTTGGTCTTGATCCTGACAGGCAATCCCCTCCAGATCTTGGGACCAAGGGCTTTTCACCACTTGCCTTCTTTGCAACGATTGGTTGCTGTCGAAACCAATTTGTTCTCGTTGGCCACCTTCCCCATTGGGCACCTCACTTCTCTCCAAGAGTTGAATCTGAGTCACAATCACATCAGCTCCTTGAAACTGCCTGGCTATTTCTCCTACCTAATCAGTCTCCAGCGCTTGAGCTTCCATTTAAACGAGATCTCCTCCGTCTGGGTAGGAGATCTGGATGCTTTAGCAAGCCCGAATGTGACGTTGGTGCTTTCTAGGAACGAGATCAAACACGTCGAACGGAACGCCTTCGCGGGGCTTCACCTGCAACAGCTGGTTTTGAGAGGCTGCTTTGAGGACCGCGTCGTTATGCACGACAGCATCCAGAACATGTCCAGTTTGCACGTCAACGGTTTGTTGATAGGACAATACAGAGATATCCGAAGGCTGGATGGCCTTGACAAAACTCTTTTAGATCTCCTATGTGTCATGCATTTACAGGAGCTCACTGTCATTGAAATGGGCAACCTAGAAACCGGAAGTACCCTCTCGCCTTGTCTCAACAATATTTCCAGCGTGCGAGTGATCCATATGTCTATCAGTGAAGACTTTGAGTTTCCAAATAACTCCAACATTTCCCAACTTGAGTTGAAGAACATGGCAGAGGACGTGGTGCCTGCTCGCAAAATCTCTTCCTTAACGAAGCTAAAAGTGCTTCGCATCACTCACAATAAATATCTCAGATACTTCGAGAAGTATTTTGAAGGCCTCCAAAACTTAGAGATCTTGGATCTTAGCGTTAACAAGCTGGTCGCTCGCCTGCCTTGGGTCGAATTCCTGGAGGGAGTTCCCAATCTAAAGCACTTGAACCTCAGCTTCAACACGGAAATCAGGTTACTAATTGAATGCAGTGGGCCGGCCAAGCTGGAATACCTCGATTTACAACACACGAGCCTCGTCTCACCTGGAATAGTCCCTTCATTTATCTGTCTCAACCATCTGATTTATCTCGATATTTCCTACACAGGCACCACGGTTATAGCTCAGTGTTCGTTCTGTGGCTTACACAGCCTGCGCGTACTGAAAATGGCGGGCAACGGCTTTGCAAACGGTCAGCTGGTTGACAATTTCCGGAACCTCACCACGCTGCACTTTTTAGACATTTCCAATTGCCAACTCAAAAGTATCTCTCTCAGCAGCTTAACGTCCCTCCGTGAACTCCAGCTGTTGAACGTCAGCCACAATAAACTGCTAGGTCTCCACCCCGAGACTTATGTGCACGTCCCTCTTCTCCACACCCTGGATTTTCACAACAACCAGTTGCCTGCTTTGATGGAGGAAGATCTTAAGAACCTACCTGCTAGCTTGAAACATCTGGACCTCTCGGAGAATCTTTTTGATTGCTCATGTGATCACGTGTATTTCTTGCGCTGGACCAAAAACTCCTCCGCCCTCCTTCGAAATGTCCAAAACATGGTCTGCTACAGCCCTTCGGACTTGAAAAATGTGCAAGTGATGGATTTCGCCTTGGCCTCCTGTGAGATCAACACAACCACCGTGGCTGTTTCGGTGACCGTCGTTGTGGTTCTGATCGTCATCGCGATTCTGTGTTATAAATATTATTTCCACCTCTACTATATCATGGTGCTCTTCATTGGAAACAAGTTCTCCGAGGAGAAGGAAATGGTCTACGATGCCTTTGTGATCTTCTCCAGTAAGGACCAGGAATGGGTGACAGAAAAACTGCAGCAACCTCTGGAAGAGGAATTGCCCTACTTCCGTCTATGTCTTTTCTACCGGGATTTCATCCCTGGCGTTTCCATCATCACCAACATCATCAAAGAAGGTTTCCAGTCCAGCCGAAAAGTCATCGCTGTGGTGTCAGATAACTTCCTGGAAAGCCATTGGTGTAACTTCGAACTCGAGGTGGCTCAGTCTTGGCAATTGGTGGAGAGAAAAGCCAGCCTCATTTTAGTAGTCTTAGAAGGGGTGGACAAAACAGCCCTACACCGTAAACTGGGGTTGTTCCGTTATTTACGGAGAAACACTTTCTTGACCTGGAAGGACCGAGATCTCAGCCGTCATGTCTTCTTAAGGCAGTTGAGATCGGCCTTGCTTGAAGGCAAAAAATGGACCGAAGAGGAACTTAGGCTAATGGTGAGAAATGGGTGA